A single Botrytis cinerea B05.10 chromosome 1, complete sequence DNA region contains:
- the Bcmic60 gene encoding Bcmic60, translated as MLRVGLRSSRALGLRSNVVSPGRQWRAQNSRVISDTMRSYADKPSITDSRSPVLPGSASAATSEPLPPGAVVTPNTAPTPAAPTSTTIPAENVPLTPPPPGVKSPGPPPPSSIPPPPAPKPKRRFFRKFFTTLFLLTTLGFGGGVYYSRINDNFHDFFTEYVPFGEEAVLYFEEQEFRKRFPSIANRAPRPPRDTGEQVKIPSQSGVSWRVANENKESTGRHTSSAKDKAKPSEAVQTPHDSKPADRVKAVEQVKSENAPVKSSPAAAPATSESKSSNVQRDPEVNEPSRAYKKIERIDPINIPNGNEPVVQELVKIMNDIIAVVNADNANARFTSTMDKAKSELNRVGGKILAMKEAALKEADEKIKSHDGEFDRAAMQLMQNFKNQQAEQEIQYRAEYEAERKRIHENYEKKLKSELDRANEVNEQKLKNLLTEQAVELKRAFLADVRNRVEEEREGRLGKLSELTNTVNDLEKLTGDFNSVVDANLKTQHLHVAVEAVRANLEKSQIPRPFTRELAALKEIASDDPVVNAAIASINPVAYQKGVPSSAALIDRFRRVASEVRKASLLPEEAGVASHASSYVLSKLLFKKKGLATGDDVESILTRTETFLEEGDLDGAAREMNGLKGWAKTLSKDWLGEVRKVLEVQQALDVIATEARLQSLRVE; from the exons ATGCTGCGAGTTGGTCTTCGATCTTCGAGGGCGTTGGGTCTCAGATCCAACGTCGTCAGTCCTGGACGTCAATGGAGAGCACAAAATAGCCGGGTGATTTCGGATACTATG AGAAGTTATGCCGATAAACCAAGTATAACAGACTCGAGATCTCCAGTACTTCCAGGATCTGCCAGCGCGGCTACATCTGAACCATTACCACCTGGAGCAGTAGTAACACCAAATACCGCCCCAACTCCAGCAGCTCCAACTTCTACCACAATTCCTGCGGAAAATGTCCCTCTTACTCCCCCGCCTCCAGGAGTCAAGTCACCAGGGCCTCcccctccatcttccatcccaCCACCTCCCGCACCAAAGCCAAAGAGACGTTTCTTCCGCAAGTTCTTCACaacattatttttattaactACATTGGGCTTCGGTGGAGGAGTTTACTATTCTCGAATCAATGATAATTTCCATGACTTCTTTACCGAATATGTACCTTTCGGAGAAGAAGCGGTCCTTTACTTCGAGGAACAAGAATTTAGAAAACGTTTCCCTTCGATCGCAAATCGAGCTCCAAGACCTCCTAGAGATACCGGCGAACAGGTCAAAATCCCAAGCCAAAGTGGCGTATCATGGAGGGTTGCCAACGAGAACAAGGAATCTACTGGACGTCACACTAGCTCGGCGAAGGACAAGGCGAAGCCATCGGAAGCTGTTCAAACACCACACGACTCAAAGCCAGCCGATAGAGTCAAGGCCGTTGAGCAAGTTAAGAGTGAAAATGCACCAGTAAAGAGCTCTCCAGCTGCTGCTCCCGCCACTTCAGAGTCCAAGTCAAGCAATGTTCAAAGGGATCCAGAAGTCAATGAGCCATCTAGAGCATACAAGAAAATTGAGCGAATTGACCCAATCAACATCCCCAATGGAAACGAGCCTGTAGTTCAAGAATTAGTTAAGATTATGAATGATATCATTGCAGTCGTCAATGCCGACAATGCAAATGCTAGATTTACATCTACTATGGACAAGGCCAAGTCGGAATTGAACAGAGTTGGAGGCAAGATCTTGGCTATGAAGGAGGCAGCATTGAAGGAAGCTGACGAGAAGATTAAGTCTCACGATGGAGAGTTCGATCGTGCTGCTATGCAACTCATGCAAAACTTCAAGAACCAACAAGCAGAGCAGGAAATTCAGTACAGGGCTGAGTACGAAGCCGAGCGCAAGAGAATTCACGAGAACTACGAGAAGAAGCTTAAGTCTGAGCTCGATCGCGCAAATGAGGTCAATGAGCAAAAGCTCAAGAATCTTTTGACAGAACAAGCAGTTGAACTCAAGCGTGCATTCTTGGCTGATGTCAGAAACCGCGTGGAGGAAGAACGTGAAGGCCGCCTCGGAAAGCTTTCCGAGTTGACTAACACCGTCAATGATCTCGAGAAGCTTACCGGTGACTTCAATTCTGTTGTTGACGCAAACCTCAAGACTCAACATCTTCATGTTGCAGTTGAAGCCGTTCGCGCTAATCTCGAAAAGTCTCAAATTCCCCGTCCTTTCACCAGAGAACTTGCTGCCCTTAAGGAAATTGCATCTGATGATCCAGTTGTCAACGCAGCGATTGCATCCATCAACCCAGTCGCTTATCAAAAGGGTGTTCCAAGCTCAGCTGCCCTCATTGATCGTTTCCGTCGTGTTGCATCTGAAGTCCGCAAGGCTTCTTTGTTACCTGAAGAGGCTGGTGTCGCTAGTCATGCTTCAAGTTACGTACTAAGCAAGCTTCTgttcaagaagaagggtTTGGCTACTGGTGATGATGTCGAAAGTATCTTGACTAGAACGGAGACATTCCTTGAGGAGGGCGATTTGGATGGTGCAGCTAGAGAAATGAACGGATTAAAGGGGTGGGCAAAGACTTTGAGTAAGGATTGGTTGGGTGAGGTTAGAAAGGTCCTCGAGGTTCAGCAGGCACTTGAC GTAATTGCAACCGAAGCAAGATTACAAAGTTTGAGAGTTGAATAG